The Georgenia sp. TF02-10 genome window below encodes:
- a CDS encoding LCP family protein produces the protein MTQDVEQRGPAWAEPAGPPDRRRRRARAALLIALAILLVLAGAGVAGTAYLQHRVDAALEKIDDPFAALPARPTPSAENRAEAAAEAGRADPVNVLVLGSDSRISAGDPSAWAAGAQRTDALMVAQLAGTREHAYVMSIPRDAWVDVPGHGMNKINAAFSFGGPTLLIQTVEQLTGIPIDHFAVADFESFVALTDELGGVEMKLRSPLEAGGETLGPGEHRLTGEQALAYVRERYDLPRGDFDRVQRQQYWMRRMLQQADREGKLANPLAVADLLTVVSRGVSVDEGFTVAEMRNLLLSMRDLRIENVQYLTAPYTGTGRSPDGQSIVLLNEGLFRGLAEAFATDTVGEYLRSHDGAVETLGWSVPD, from the coding sequence GTGACGCAGGACGTGGAGCAGCGCGGGCCGGCCTGGGCGGAACCGGCCGGTCCACCGGACCGCCGACGGCGCCGCGCCCGGGCCGCGCTCCTCATCGCCCTGGCGATACTGCTCGTGCTCGCCGGCGCGGGCGTCGCCGGCACGGCGTACCTGCAGCACCGGGTCGACGCCGCGCTGGAGAAGATCGACGACCCGTTCGCCGCGCTGCCCGCCCGGCCCACGCCGTCGGCCGAGAATCGCGCCGAGGCGGCCGCCGAGGCGGGCCGGGCCGACCCGGTGAACGTCCTGGTGCTCGGCTCGGACTCGCGGATCTCCGCCGGGGACCCGAGCGCGTGGGCGGCGGGGGCCCAGCGCACCGACGCCCTGATGGTCGCCCAGCTGGCCGGGACGCGGGAGCACGCCTACGTCATGTCCATCCCGCGCGACGCCTGGGTGGACGTACCCGGGCACGGGATGAACAAGATCAACGCGGCGTTCTCCTTCGGCGGGCCGACGCTGCTCATCCAGACCGTGGAGCAGCTCACCGGCATCCCGATCGACCACTTCGCCGTCGCGGACTTCGAGTCCTTCGTCGCGCTGACCGACGAGCTCGGCGGGGTGGAGATGAAGCTGCGCAGCCCGCTGGAGGCCGGCGGGGAGACGCTGGGCCCGGGCGAGCACCGGCTCACCGGCGAGCAGGCCCTGGCCTACGTGCGGGAGCGCTACGACCTGCCCCGCGGCGACTTCGACCGGGTCCAGCGCCAGCAGTACTGGATGCGGCGGATGCTGCAGCAGGCCGACCGGGAGGGCAAGCTGGCCAACCCGCTGGCGGTGGCCGACCTGCTCACCGTGGTGAGCCGCGGGGTGAGCGTGGACGAGGGGTTCACGGTGGCGGAGATGCGGAACCTGCTGCTCTCCATGCGGGACCTGCGCATCGAGAACGTGCAGTACCTCACCGCGCCGTACACCGGCACCGGCCGCAGCCCGGACGGGCAGTCCATCGTCCTGCTCAACGAGGGGCTCTTCCGGGGGCTGGCCGAAGCGTTCGCCACCGACACGGTCGGGGAGTACCTGCGCAGCCACGACGGTGCGGTCGAGACGCTGGGGTGGTCGGTGCCGGACTGA